One Lytechinus variegatus isolate NC3 chromosome 14, Lvar_3.0, whole genome shotgun sequence genomic region harbors:
- the LOC121427726 gene encoding coiled-coil domain-containing protein 50-like isoform X2, producing the protein MAESGESAIIEANNPGVKEVVKNWSVYEDGALAYQLQEEENVNHYTGNISRRRTVRGDREVAKDVAKETALEAFREEHEIAERNRKLEEEDRERARLLQIQMIKEEQEKALQAQESDEMLAKRMQMEEKRRIEAARKKRMEADQMARDAQLARRLSQQENGLHRPPHSGKHRTKTDYAEVEDSMGAMKLDDSHHTNHAHTHPHSRSQSRSHSHAHSRSSSSASAGGDQPLVVAMDTRDADSDEESDALAKITHDEQLARRIQREETQKSRPRTLSEEQQKQLLHDEKIARKMQHEEVMLAKKKTYNKYKQRVSDEIADPASSGKDAQPTNRPHNGNILASIDPTYNPGAHTNVVLTKKTPINTTHSPEPIPEHINGAPPPDFEAVQGTKRSTGKEKKKGSIFSRKSKKK; encoded by the exons ATGGCTGAAAGCGGAGAAAGTGCCATCATAGAAGCTAACAACCCTGGTGTCAAGGAAG tTGTCAAGAATTGGTCTGTATATGAAGATGGAGCGCTAGCATATCAATTGCAGGAGGAAGAAA ACGTGAACCACTATACTGGGAATATCTCCAGGAGAAGAACAGTGCGAGGAGATCGAGAGGTTGCCAAAGATGTTGCCAAGGAAACAGCGCTCGAAGCATTCAGGGAGGAGCATGAGATCGCGGAGAGGAATCGGAAATT GGAGGAGGAGGATAGAGAGAGGGCCAGACTACTCCAGATACAGATGATAAAAGAAGAGCAAGAAAAAGCTTTGCAAGCACAAGAATCAGATGAG ATGCTTGCCAAGAGAATGCAGATGGAAGAGAAGAGGAGAATTGAAGCTGCCAGGAAGAAGAGGATGGAGGCGGACCAAATGGCGAGAGACGCTCAGCTTGCTCGACGGTTATCGCAACAGGAAAATGGGCTTCATCGACCGCCCCATTCTGGAAAGCACAGAACAAAAACAg ATTACGCGGAGGTGGAAGATTCGATGGGAGCGATGAAACTAGACGACTCGCATCACACGAACCATGCCCATACCCACCCTCATTCCCGCTCACAATCCCGGTCACATTCCCATGCCCATTCCCGATCATCGTCCTCCGCATCGGCGGGGGGAGACCAACCTCTTGTCGTTGCCATGGATACCAGAGATGCTGACAGCGATGAGGAGTCAGATGCCCTTGCAAAGATCACGCATGATGAG CAACTTGCAAGGCGGATTCAACGTGAGGAGACTCAGAAATCTAGGCCGAGGACGCTGTCCGAAGAACAACAGAAACAGTTACTGCATGATGAG AAAATCGCCAGGAAAATGCAGCACGAAGAAGTGATGTTGGccaaaaagaaaacatacaacAAATACAAGCAGAGAGTCAGCGATGAGATTGCAGATCCAGCT tcGAGTGGGAAGGATGCACAACCAACCAACAGGCCACATAACGGAAACATCCTGGCATCGATAGACCCAACATACAACCCTGGGGCACACACCAATGTAGTACTTACAAAGAAAACACCTATCAATACCACACATTCACCAG AGCCCATTCCAGAGCATATCAATGGCGCCCCACCCCCAGACTTTGAGGCTGTCCAAGGTACCAAGAGGTCGACCggcaaggaaaagaaaaaaggttccATTTTCTCAAGGAAgagtaaaaagaaataa
- the LOC121427726 gene encoding trichohyalin-like isoform X1, giving the protein MAESGESAIIEANNPGVKEVVKNWSVYEDGALAYQLQEEENVNHYTGNISRRRTVRGDREVAKDVAKETALEAFREEHEIAERNRKLEEEDRERARLLQIQMIKEEQEKALQAQESDEMLAKRMQMEEKRRIEAARKKRMEADQMARDAQLARRLSQQENGLHRPPHSGKHRTKTDYAEVEDSMGAMKLDDSHHTNHAHTHPHSRSQSRSHSHAHSRSSSSASAGGDQPLVVAMDTRDADSDEESDALAKITHDEQLARRIQREETQKSRPRTLSEEQQKQLLHDEKIARKMQHEEVMLAKKKTYNKYKQRVSDEIADPAPMVHVNKESKVPVLADAKEGQGVTLTEVNSRSSGKDAQPTNRPHNGNILASIDPTYNPGAHTNVVLTKKTPINTTHSPEPIPEHINGAPPPDFEAVQGTKRSTGKEKKKGSIFSRKSKKK; this is encoded by the exons ATGGCTGAAAGCGGAGAAAGTGCCATCATAGAAGCTAACAACCCTGGTGTCAAGGAAG tTGTCAAGAATTGGTCTGTATATGAAGATGGAGCGCTAGCATATCAATTGCAGGAGGAAGAAA ACGTGAACCACTATACTGGGAATATCTCCAGGAGAAGAACAGTGCGAGGAGATCGAGAGGTTGCCAAAGATGTTGCCAAGGAAACAGCGCTCGAAGCATTCAGGGAGGAGCATGAGATCGCGGAGAGGAATCGGAAATT GGAGGAGGAGGATAGAGAGAGGGCCAGACTACTCCAGATACAGATGATAAAAGAAGAGCAAGAAAAAGCTTTGCAAGCACAAGAATCAGATGAG ATGCTTGCCAAGAGAATGCAGATGGAAGAGAAGAGGAGAATTGAAGCTGCCAGGAAGAAGAGGATGGAGGCGGACCAAATGGCGAGAGACGCTCAGCTTGCTCGACGGTTATCGCAACAGGAAAATGGGCTTCATCGACCGCCCCATTCTGGAAAGCACAGAACAAAAACAg ATTACGCGGAGGTGGAAGATTCGATGGGAGCGATGAAACTAGACGACTCGCATCACACGAACCATGCCCATACCCACCCTCATTCCCGCTCACAATCCCGGTCACATTCCCATGCCCATTCCCGATCATCGTCCTCCGCATCGGCGGGGGGAGACCAACCTCTTGTCGTTGCCATGGATACCAGAGATGCTGACAGCGATGAGGAGTCAGATGCCCTTGCAAAGATCACGCATGATGAG CAACTTGCAAGGCGGATTCAACGTGAGGAGACTCAGAAATCTAGGCCGAGGACGCTGTCCGAAGAACAACAGAAACAGTTACTGCATGATGAG AAAATCGCCAGGAAAATGCAGCACGAAGAAGTGATGTTGGccaaaaagaaaacatacaacAAATACAAGCAGAGAGTCAGCGATGAGATTGCAGATCCAGCT CCAATGGTGCATGTGAACAAGGAAAGTAAAGTTCCTGTATTAGCGGATGCAAAAGAAGGACAAGGAGTTACACTGACTGAGGTTAATTCAAGA tcGAGTGGGAAGGATGCACAACCAACCAACAGGCCACATAACGGAAACATCCTGGCATCGATAGACCCAACATACAACCCTGGGGCACACACCAATGTAGTACTTACAAAGAAAACACCTATCAATACCACACATTCACCAG AGCCCATTCCAGAGCATATCAATGGCGCCCCACCCCCAGACTTTGAGGCTGTCCAAGGTACCAAGAGGTCGACCggcaaggaaaagaaaaaaggttccATTTTCTCAAGGAAgagtaaaaagaaataa